A genomic region of Methanofollis fontis contains the following coding sequences:
- a CDS encoding agmatine deiminase family protein: protein MKHRFDSRAPNKSATSPSWRFPGEFEEQSAVWLGWLTKEYIRGYQTDDVMLEIVEGLSPHVHVRICVPDTAQKEHVLSVLREHDVPTGHISFYEKNFTMLYWRDFGPIFTVNGEGEKRIVDCAFNCWGYFPQSDIQSRMMERIDRDVAADMGLESVMTRLVSEGGDREFNGRGTLITTESCEFQRNPNMAREEIEEEFRRLFGVTAIIWLKQGLVEDDRYDTTTIPGPDGVGVAYRTASANNHVDEYCRFVSPDTVLLAEVTAEEAANDPVAAENRRRMEENYEILKNAVDQDGNPLRIVRMPVPDMVYFTATPEDEAYANLVAYAHYADGTAFPYGQPVTVVPAQSYCNFLISNGVVLGQKYYMPGMEMPESLKEKDMEAERILQSLFPDRTVVMINTIPINFGGGGIHCSSQQEP, encoded by the coding sequence ATGAAACACAGATTCGATTCCCGGGCACCCAATAAAAGTGCAACGTCTCCTTCCTGGAGGTTTCCTGGAGAGTTTGAGGAACAGAGCGCCGTCTGGCTGGGCTGGCTGACAAAGGAGTATATCCGGGGCTACCAGACCGACGATGTGATGCTCGAGATCGTAGAGGGCCTCTCCCCGCACGTCCACGTGCGTATCTGCGTGCCCGATACAGCGCAGAAGGAGCATGTACTCTCGGTGCTCAGGGAGCACGACGTCCCGACCGGCCACATCTCATTCTATGAAAAGAACTTCACCATGCTCTACTGGCGCGACTTCGGACCGATCTTCACCGTGAATGGGGAGGGAGAGAAACGCATCGTTGACTGTGCATTCAACTGCTGGGGCTACTTCCCGCAGAGCGACATCCAGTCCCGGATGATGGAGCGGATTGACCGCGATGTGGCGGCCGATATGGGGCTTGAAAGCGTCATGACGCGCCTGGTCAGCGAGGGCGGCGACCGCGAGTTCAATGGACGGGGGACGCTGATCACCACTGAGTCCTGCGAGTTCCAGCGCAACCCGAACATGGCCCGCGAGGAGATCGAGGAGGAGTTCAGGCGCCTCTTCGGCGTCACCGCGATCATCTGGCTGAAACAGGGCCTCGTCGAGGACGACCGCTATGACACCACCACCATCCCGGGTCCGGACGGTGTCGGCGTCGCCTACCGCACCGCCTCTGCAAACAACCATGTGGACGAGTACTGCCGGTTCGTCTCCCCTGACACTGTGCTGCTCGCCGAGGTGACCGCGGAGGAGGCGGCAAACGACCCGGTGGCCGCGGAAAACCGGCGCCGGATGGAGGAGAACTACGAGATCCTGAAGAACGCCGTCGACCAGGACGGCAACCCCCTGCGGATCGTCCGCATGCCGGTGCCGGACATGGTCTATTTCACCGCCACCCCTGAGGACGAGGCATATGCGAATCTGGTTGCCTATGCGCATTATGCCGACGGCACGGCCTTCCCGTACGGCCAGCCCGTCACCGTCGTGCCCGCACAGAGTTACTGCAACTTCCTCATCTCCAACGGGGTTGTCCTGGGTCAGAAATATTATATGCCAGGCATGGAGATGCCCGAATCACTGAAGGAGAAGGACATGGAGGCCGAACGTATCCTCCAGTCCCTCTTCCCTGACCGCACCGTGGTCATGATCAACACCATCCCGATCAACTTCGGCGGCGGGGGGATCCACTGCTCCTCGCAGCAGGAACCCTGA